ACTACTACCTCATGATGAAGCGCGCAGAGAACGCCCGCTACCAGGCGGCCGTGGCGGAGAACCCGACGCCGGAGGGACAGGCGGTGTCGGACTGGGAGATGCGTGAGTATTTCGAGGTCTACTGAGGCATGACCCTGCAGCACATCGTCCTCTTCTCCTTTCCCGAGCAGCTCTCGGCGGAGGACGCTGCGGAGATGCGCGCCATGGTGGCGACGTGGCCGGCGGAGATCGGCAACATGAGCAAGTTGCGCTTCGGCACCGATCTCACCGGTGCGCGTACCAACAGCTACTCGCAGCTCCTGTACATGGAGTTCCCCGGGGCCGACGAGATGAAGGCGTACCAGCAGCACCCGGTGCACCAGGTGTTCCTGCGCTGGGTGATGGACCGGCGATGCACCCCCTTGGCCTTCGACTACTTCCTTGGCGCGGAGACGGTGCTCATTCCTGAGCATCGCGATCACGAGACGGAGGAGAGGCAATGACAGAAACACGAGTCCCGCCTGTCGAGGCGGCGGCGGGGCCGGCAGTTGTCGCCGGGGGTTCCAATCAACTGGCGCGAGGCGCGCTCAGTACCTGGGACGCCATCGCCATCTCGGTCTCGGTCCTGGCGCCGGGCATGGCCATGCTGCTCAACGTCCCAGGCGTTGCGCTGGTTGCCGGGGGCTCGACCCCGCTGTCATTCCTGCTCGGCGGCATCGGCGTGCTGGCCCTCGCCTTCGTGGTCATCGGCTTCACCCGCCGCATGGCCTCGGCGGGATACGCGTACACCTACGTGTCGCGGAGCATCGGCAAGGAGAGCGGCTTCGTCGCCGGCTGGCTGTACGTCTTCGGGCTGTCGTCCTTTGTGCCCATGACCATGGCCGGCGTCGCCGGGCTGGCCATCAACCTGCTCGGCCTCGACATCACGTGGTGGTTCCCGCTGTTCCTCATCGGCATGGTGCTGCTCGTCGTGCTCTCCATCATCCGGATCAAGGTGACCACCCAGGTTCAGCTGCTGGTCGGAGCCATCACCGTGGCGCTGATCCTCATCGTCGACCTGGTCGTCATCGGCAAGGGCGGAGTGAGCGGCAACACCCTGGAGCCCTTCACCTTCGGGCATACTGTCTCCGGCGGTCTCAACGGCGTCTTCTACGGGATCATCCTCGGCGTCACCTCGTACATCGGCTTTGAAACCGCCGCCGACTTCGGCGAGGAGACGGCCAATCCCCGGCGCTCGATCCCCATCGCGATCATCGCCGCCACCGGCTTTGCCATCGTCTTCTACCTGCTCACCACCTACGCGATCGTCATCGGCTTCGGCGTCGACAACGGCGCCACCGCCGGCGCGGATCCCTACGCGCTCAAGACCGTCGCCCAGAAGTTCGTCGCTGGCCCCTTCCCCGTGCTTGTCGAGATCGGCGGCATGCTGTCCGCATTCATCGTCTGCCTGGCGTGCGCCACCGCGGGCGCGCGGACGCTCTTCGCGATGGGCCGCGAGGGCGTGCTGCCACGGTGGTTCGGCAAGACCAACCCGCGCTTCCAGACGCCTGTCAATGCCACCATCACCGTGGCCGTGGTCAGCACCGCGGTGGCGGCGCTCGTCGGTTTCGTGTACGCCCAGGACGCCTTCGGTGGCGCACCGAACACCATCTACTACTTCTTCGCGACCCTCGGCACCCTCGCTGTCATCCTCGTCTACATCATGCTCTGCGTCGGCGGCATGTTCTTCTTCCGGCGCACCAAGGCGAGCTACAACCCGGTTCTGCATGCCGTCATCCCGCTCATCGGTGCGCTGGTCTTCGGCGCCGCGCTCTACGGCTCGGTCAACCCGGCGCCGCCATTCCCGCTCAACCTGACCCCGTACATCACGGTCATCTGGCTGGTGATCGGCATCGTGGCCGTCCTGGTGCTGCGCTCACAAAATCCCACCGCGGTGGAGCGGATCGGCTCCATCCTCGGCGAGGAGGGAGGCGAGGATGCCAAGCTGCTTGGATGATCGATGACCACGTACACCCGTTTCCGCTCAGCTTCGAGCCAATGGAGCTGGCCTCCCTCACGCTCGACGCGAATGCGGGGACGGATGTCGCCCAGCGGCGGCTGACGCTGGGGCCGACGCGGCTGTCATCGGAGATGCTGCGCGTCCGCCTGGCCGATCACCTCGGGTGCGCGGCGGCGGACGTGGTCGCTGTGCGTGACGAGCGCGCCGCGGCTGCGTGGCCAGACTACGTCCGCGAGTTGTTCACGGATGCGGGCACGACGGGCATGCTGCTCGATGCCGGGTGGCGGGGCCTGCCGTCCGGCGGCGCCGAGCCGTACGCCGAGCTCGCTGGGGTGCCGGTGTGGGAGCTGGCCAGGCTGGAACCGCTGGT
Above is a window of Chloroflexota bacterium DNA encoding:
- a CDS encoding Dabb family protein; this encodes MTLQHIVLFSFPEQLSAEDAAEMRAMVATWPAEIGNMSKLRFGTDLTGARTNSYSQLLYMEFPGADEMKAYQQHPVHQVFLRWVMDRRCTPLAFDYFLGAETVLIPEHRDHETEERQ
- a CDS encoding APC family permease; translation: MTETRVPPVEAAAGPAVVAGGSNQLARGALSTWDAIAISVSVLAPGMAMLLNVPGVALVAGGSTPLSFLLGGIGVLALAFVVIGFTRRMASAGYAYTYVSRSIGKESGFVAGWLYVFGLSSFVPMTMAGVAGLAINLLGLDITWWFPLFLIGMVLLVVLSIIRIKVTTQVQLLVGAITVALILIVDLVVIGKGGVSGNTLEPFTFGHTVSGGLNGVFYGIILGVTSYIGFETAADFGEETANPRRSIPIAIIAATGFAIVFYLLTTYAIVIGFGVDNGATAGADPYALKTVAQKFVAGPFPVLVEIGGMLSAFIVCLACATAGARTLFAMGREGVLPRWFGKTNPRFQTPVNATITVAVVSTAVAALVGFVYAQDAFGGAPNTIYYFFATLGTLAVILVYIMLCVGGMFFFRRTKASYNPVLHAVIPLIGALVFGAALYGSVNPAPPFPLNLTPYITVIWLVIGIVAVLVLRSQNPTAVERIGSILGEEGGEDAKLLG